Proteins from a single region of Candidatus Binatia bacterium:
- a CDS encoding RND transporter, whose translation MAGWCKRTSRNVIPGRGARIFASGVCLALATVNPSPASEKAWTLDRLLEAARRQNPDLLAARAQLEVARGRLVRARYWNPFNPEIEGGAAARRFEGGGSESQAAAGLSIELEVAGQRTLRIREAKRNFERVEAEVADVERHLVADVTRAFYRALYLGEQLRLFERIELLNRRLYQASEERFSAGEAPKLEANLAAIRHDRAARDRLAAEASYRNALRTLERLSGMEPTGVLILKGSFRAEDVPLDEKELLETALASRPDLLARKHELSRLEAETRLTRRLILPNPRLGFEYDEEAESRGQRDRIFGVTLRFPIPIFDAKKAELTTLSGLRLAERHNLRAVELSIELEVRDALETFRAARKAVRAFESGAVERIEESLRLLETSYKEGKIGLLELLAGQNELVAARLAYLEALWDYWRARAELERAVGRRLPERRSR comes from the coding sequence ATGGCAGGATGGTGCAAGCGAACTTCCCGCAACGTAATTCCAGGGCGAGGTGCGCGCATCTTCGCGTCGGGTGTCTGCCTCGCCCTGGCGACGGTCAACCCTTCCCCGGCGTCCGAGAAAGCCTGGACTCTCGACCGCCTTCTCGAAGCGGCGCGACGGCAGAACCCCGACCTCCTGGCGGCCCGGGCGCAGCTCGAGGTCGCGCGCGGACGCCTGGTGAGGGCGCGCTACTGGAACCCTTTCAACCCCGAAATCGAAGGGGGTGCAGCCGCGCGGCGTTTCGAGGGGGGCGGCTCCGAATCTCAAGCGGCGGCCGGACTCTCGATCGAGCTCGAAGTCGCGGGCCAGAGAACGCTTCGAATCCGAGAAGCGAAACGCAACTTCGAGCGCGTGGAAGCCGAAGTCGCGGACGTGGAACGGCATCTCGTGGCCGACGTGACCCGTGCCTTCTACCGCGCTCTCTATCTCGGGGAGCAGCTGCGACTTTTCGAGCGCATCGAACTCCTGAACCGACGATTGTACCAAGCCTCCGAAGAACGTTTCTCCGCGGGAGAAGCCCCCAAACTCGAGGCCAACCTGGCAGCCATCCGCCACGACCGGGCCGCGAGGGACCGCCTGGCAGCGGAAGCGAGCTACCGGAACGCCCTCCGCACCCTCGAGCGTCTTTCCGGCATGGAACCCACGGGCGTTCTGATTCTGAAAGGGAGTTTCCGCGCGGAGGACGTCCCTCTGGACGAAAAAGAGCTCCTGGAAACGGCGTTGGCCTCTCGTCCCGACCTGCTCGCCCGCAAGCACGAGCTCTCGCGCCTCGAAGCCGAGACGCGCCTGACACGCCGGCTGATCCTGCCCAACCCGCGTCTCGGGTTCGAATACGACGAGGAAGCCGAGAGCCGGGGGCAACGAGACCGGATTTTCGGCGTTACCCTGCGCTTCCCGATCCCGATTTTCGACGCGAAGAAGGCGGAGCTCACGACTCTTTCCGGCCTTCGCCTGGCGGAACGTCACAACCTGCGAGCCGTCGAGCTCTCGATCGAACTCGAAGTGCGGGATGCGCTGGAAACGTTCCGGGCGGCCCGAAAAGCGGTCCGCGCATTCGAGTCCGGGGCCGTCGAGCGAATCGAAGAGAGTCTCCGGCTCCTGGAAACTTCGTACAAGGAAGGGAAGATCGGTCTTCTCGAACTGCTGGCCGGCCAGAACGAACTCGTCGCCGCGAGGCTGGCCTACCTCGAGGCCCTCTGGGACTACTGGCGGGCGCGGGCGGAGCTCGAACGCGCCGTCGGGCGGAGACTTCCCGAGCGGAGGTCGCGATGA
- a CDS encoding acyl-CoA dehydrogenase has translation MSEIATNEESRVRGLVDVEKLARWMDERKLPGAGEPLEVRFISGGASNEIFELKRGPHRMVLRRPPRKVPEGRNESMLREYRVLYALNDTDVPHARALAACEDTDVLGACFYIMEYVDGWTPMGPLPPPFDRDLEAKRGLGWELVDALAKLARVDWKKVGLEGFGKPEGFLERQVDRWLSHLSRVKFREIPGLDEAAEWLRRHTPRHYPVGIIHGDYQFANVMFHHGAPARMAAIVDWEMSTIGAPLLDLGWVLMGWVNPGEENAMKGYFDYTGMPTREELMQRYAEKSGLSVDNIDYYVVLARFKIACVLEAGYARYVQGGADNPKMAAFGDVVLQMARRAAELARSSKLPPTS, from the coding sequence ATGAGTGAAATCGCAACCAACGAGGAAAGCCGCGTCCGGGGACTCGTCGACGTCGAGAAACTCGCGCGCTGGATGGACGAGCGGAAGCTCCCGGGCGCCGGAGAACCTCTGGAGGTCCGCTTCATCAGCGGAGGGGCCTCGAACGAGATCTTCGAGCTCAAGAGGGGTCCGCACCGGATGGTGCTCCGGCGTCCGCCGCGGAAGGTTCCGGAGGGACGCAACGAGTCGATGCTCAGGGAGTACCGCGTCCTCTACGCGCTCAACGACACGGACGTTCCCCACGCGCGGGCCCTGGCCGCTTGCGAGGACACGGACGTGCTCGGCGCCTGCTTCTACATCATGGAGTACGTCGACGGCTGGACGCCGATGGGCCCGCTTCCGCCTCCCTTCGACCGCGACCTCGAGGCGAAGCGGGGCCTGGGTTGGGAGCTCGTCGACGCGCTCGCCAAGCTCGCCCGTGTCGACTGGAAGAAGGTCGGGCTCGAGGGCTTCGGCAAGCCCGAAGGATTTCTCGAGCGGCAGGTGGACCGGTGGCTTTCCCACCTCTCGCGCGTCAAGTTCCGCGAAATCCCGGGGCTCGACGAGGCGGCCGAGTGGCTTCGCCGGCACACGCCCAGGCATTACCCCGTGGGAATCATCCACGGCGACTACCAGTTCGCCAACGTGATGTTCCACCACGGGGCGCCCGCGCGGATGGCCGCCATCGTCGACTGGGAAATGTCCACGATCGGCGCCCCGCTCCTCGATCTGGGTTGGGTTCTCATGGGATGGGTCAACCCGGGGGAAGAAAACGCGATGAAGGGCTACTTCGACTACACGGGCATGCCGACGCGCGAGGAGCTCATGCAGCGCTACGCCGAGAAGAGCGGCCTTTCCGTGGACAACATCGACTACTACGTCGTGCTCGCCCGCTTCAAGATCGCCTGCGTCCTCGAAGCCGGCTACGCGCGCTACGTGCAGGGCGGGGCCGACAACCCGAAGATGGCGGCCTTCGGAGACGTGGTCCTCCAGATGGCGCGGCGGGCAGCCGAGCTCGCCCGCTCCTCGAAGCTTCCGCCGACGAGCTGA
- a CDS encoding lipid-transfer protein, whose product MTIKDRTAIAGIGQTRFGKGLEDTELSLACQAISAAIDDAGLRPSDVDGLVMFSMENGREVEIARNVGLGDVTYFGEIGYGGGAGCATVGHAAMAVATGQCQVAVAWRARKRAAKTSRPWAQVGQRLSGFTQWSRPFGLLRPVDEIAMLARRYMHEFGATREHLCNVALAFRKHANRNPNAIMYGRELTREQYMTSRWISEPLCLYDNCLETDGALAVVVVSAERARDLRHPPVYVHSFAQSIPRQHQVMTNYFCDDPLLGPSYVCSRLLWKNSDFGPRDVRVAQLYDAFSPLILLSLEGYGFCGRGEGAAFTENGNLEWPDGRLPTNTSGGGMSEAYVHGFNLILEGVRQMRGTSTCQVEGAECCLVTSGEGVPTSALLLRR is encoded by the coding sequence ATGACGATCAAGGATCGCACCGCCATCGCCGGCATCGGGCAGACTCGTTTCGGCAAGGGCCTCGAGGACACGGAGCTTTCGCTCGCCTGCCAGGCGATTTCGGCCGCGATCGACGACGCGGGCCTCAGGCCTTCGGACGTCGACGGTCTCGTCATGTTCTCGATGGAGAACGGCCGCGAGGTGGAAATCGCGCGGAACGTGGGTCTCGGCGACGTCACGTATTTCGGCGAGATCGGCTACGGGGGCGGCGCGGGCTGCGCCACCGTGGGTCATGCGGCCATGGCGGTCGCGACCGGCCAGTGCCAGGTGGCGGTGGCCTGGCGTGCCCGCAAAAGAGCGGCGAAGACGAGCCGCCCGTGGGCGCAGGTCGGCCAGCGGCTTTCGGGGTTCACGCAGTGGAGCCGCCCCTTCGGCCTTTTGCGTCCCGTCGACGAGATCGCGATGCTGGCGCGGCGCTACATGCACGAGTTCGGCGCGACGCGCGAGCATCTCTGCAACGTGGCGCTGGCGTTCCGCAAGCACGCGAACCGGAACCCCAACGCGATCATGTACGGCCGCGAGCTCACCCGCGAGCAGTACATGACCTCGCGGTGGATCTCCGAGCCGCTCTGCCTCTACGACAACTGTCTCGAGACGGACGGCGCGCTGGCCGTCGTCGTCGTCTCGGCCGAGCGGGCGCGGGACCTCCGGCATCCGCCCGTCTACGTCCACTCCTTCGCGCAGAGCATCCCTCGGCAGCACCAGGTCATGACGAACTACTTCTGCGACGACCCGTTGCTCGGCCCTTCGTACGTGTGCTCTCGACTCCTCTGGAAGAACAGCGACTTCGGGCCCCGGGACGTGCGCGTGGCCCAGCTCTACGACGCCTTCAGCCCTCTCATTCTCCTTTCGCTCGAGGGCTACGGCTTCTGCGGGCGCGGGGAAGGCGCGGCCTTCACGGAAAACGGGAACCTGGAGTGGCCGGACGGCCGCCTTCCCACGAACACCTCGGGCGGCGGGATGTCGGAGGCGTACGTGCACGGTTTCAACCTGATCCTCGAGGGCGTACGCCAGATGCGCGGCACGTCGACGTGTCAGGTGGAGGGAGCCGAGTGCTGCCTGGTGACGAGCGGCGAGGGCGTCCCGACGAGCGCCCTGCTCCTTCGGAGGTGA
- the ate gene encoding putative arginyl-tRNA--protein transferase: MAFLPELCFNGLPPMRSSIEPRNRRRVEPPEWVVYDAPSRCPYLPGRVARLPMRFPVRPLTRSEFARRLAEGDRRQGLMLYRPSCPSCQACVPLRIDVSRFRPSRTQKRIWRRGNRLLRTEISRPTVTEEKVRLYTRHKSERGLLVSGERVDALAYEEFLVDTCVDTLEFDYRYQEKLVAVSIVDRSADALSAVYTYFDPDFSHLSPGTFSILKQIETCREWGLRYLYLGYYIRDCAPMRYKANFLPHERLVEGEWREWGNEGPAAAPRRPGS, encoded by the coding sequence GTGGCGTTTCTGCCCGAGCTCTGCTTCAATGGCCTTCCGCCCATGCGCAGCTCGATCGAACCCAGGAACCGACGACGCGTCGAACCACCGGAGTGGGTCGTCTACGACGCCCCGAGCCGTTGCCCCTACCTTCCGGGACGGGTGGCGCGACTCCCCATGCGCTTTCCGGTCCGCCCGCTCACCCGGAGCGAGTTCGCGCGCCGGCTCGCGGAGGGGGACCGCCGGCAAGGTCTCATGCTCTACCGGCCCAGTTGTCCTTCGTGCCAGGCCTGCGTCCCGCTTCGAATCGACGTTTCTCGCTTTCGCCCGAGCCGGACGCAGAAGCGAATCTGGCGTCGGGGAAATCGGCTCCTTCGGACCGAAATTTCCCGCCCCACCGTGACGGAAGAAAAGGTCCGTCTCTACACGCGGCACAAATCCGAGCGCGGGCTTCTGGTGAGCGGGGAGCGCGTCGACGCGCTCGCCTACGAGGAGTTTCTGGTCGACACCTGCGTGGACACGCTCGAGTTCGACTACCGTTACCAGGAAAAGCTCGTCGCCGTCAGCATCGTCGACCGCTCCGCGGACGCCCTTTCGGCCGTCTACACCTACTTCGACCCGGACTTCTCGCACCTGAGCCCCGGGACCTTCTCGATCTTGAAACAGATCGAGACCTGCCGCGAGTGGGGTCTCCGCTACCTCTACCTGGGCTACTACATCCGGGATTGCGCGCCCATGCGGTACAAGGCGAATTTCCTCCCGCACGAACGCCTGGTGGAAGGGGAGTGGAGAGAGTGGGGGAACGAGGGGCCGGCTGCAGCGCCGCGCCGTCCCGGGAGCTGA